A single Vanessa atalanta chromosome 25, ilVanAtal1.2, whole genome shotgun sequence DNA region contains:
- the LOC125073815 gene encoding zinc finger protein 219-like, which yields MSVAPAVKRERDCASGGGGATGGEGEGGGSPGRKRRKQAAPARAQPPPLDLHTKMADIYKSAFAFGELTLPAFDPLAAFRLLPRHDPPRIFNPEAYCDLCCKEFCNKYFLKTHRANKHGIYDGEQQPHPGLPPQVQPSPPRRSSDEDSGGTPRRLSPDSARRAREAAFQPDVLRRLGVTNPEAFCEICCKEYCNKYFLRTHRERRHGVPVHRSPIAERSPAAVTPPAATPHSSSPSAPTPPRVLSIPPPYDSEEPLEVKREREDRDEFESVLREGQTSPLNLIVEERGGASPGSASEELRKLQTMISQLNELAAERLAEEPNEAPRPPSSSPPPQDERRSGGAGSSFCEICNKELCNKYFMRTHMQRMHGISLESGTQLGGVTCDICHKELCSKYFLRVHKHNTHGIPAPPSPANASPAEPCPLCSRRFRGPRALRAHLLAEHAPPTRPPPPPPMPPRPLDLLARDKPYACAYCPFTTEVLAFLFAHERAHIQRANEQAEIVEPEGEVTTEEPSESGEIGGEMDGEMDAYSCSRCEFRAEGFAALEAHVRATHGGAGALLAVPRAPRAPLTMQPFVLEEAGGALSLLPALVFLPVRRRATRRATVTLTLTPA from the coding sequence ATGTCGGTGGCGCCGGCGGTAAAGCGCGAGCGCGACTGTGCGAGCGGGGGCGGAGGCGCTACTGGTGGCGAAGGCGAAGGCGGCGGCAGCCCCGGCCGCAAGCGTCGCAAGCAAGCAGCGCCGGCGCGCGCGCAACCTCCGCCACTAGATCTCCACACCAAGATGGCCGATATCTACAAGAGCGCGTTCGCATTCGGAGAGTTAACCCTGCCCGCTTTCGATCCTCTTGCCGCGTTCCGTCTACTGCCGCGTCATGACCCTCCGCGCATCTTCAATCCAGAGGCCTACTGTGATCTTTGCTGCAAGGagttctgtaataaatattttttgaaaacccATCGAGCTAATAAACATGGCATCTATGATGGTGAGCAGCAGCCGCATCCTGGTCTACCACCTCAAGTGCAACCGTCACCTCCACGACGTTCTTCCGATGAAGATTCTGGGGGTACACCGCGGCGGCTCTCACCAGACTCAGCGAGGCGCGCTCGCGAGGCTGCGTTCCAGCCAGACGTTCTACGGCGACTGGGAGTGACAAACCCGGAAGCTTTTTGCGAAATATGTTGCAAGGAgtactgtaacaaatattttttgagaaCACATCGCGAGCGAAGGCACGGTGTTCCTGTACATCGGTCACCCATTGCGGAACGGTCTCCGGCGGCGGTGACGCCACCAGCCGCCACCCCACATTCATCTTCGCCATCTGCGCCAACACCGCCGAGAGTGCTTTCAATTCCACCACCCTACGATTCCGAAGAACCGCTCGAAGtaaaaagagaaagagaagATCGAGATGAGTTTGAATCAGTATTGCGAGAGGGGCAAACTAGTCCGTTGAATTTGATCGTCGAGGAGCGCGGAGGAGCGTCACCCGGCTCCGCGAGTGAGGAACTGCGAAAGTTGCAGACTATGATATCACAACTAAACGAGCTCGCAGCAGAGCGGCTCGCCGAGGAGCCGAATGAAGCCCCGCGACCGCCTTCTTCTTCGCCACCACCCCAAGATGAACGTCGATCTGGCGGCGCTGGATCCAGTTTTTGTGAAATTTGCAATAAAGAactatgcaataaatattttatgcgaaCTCATATGCAACGTATGCATGGTATTTCATTAGAAAGTGGAACGCAACTAGGCGGCGTGACCTGCGACATTTGCCACAAAGAGTTATGCAGCAAGTACTTTTTACGAGTTCACAAGCACAACACCCACGGTATCCCTGCGCCGCCCTCACCAGCCAACGCGTCACCGGCCGAACCCTGTCCGTTGTGCTCGCGTCGTTTCCGTGGACCGAGAGCGTTACGAGCACATCTGCTCGCTGAACACGCGCCTCCTACGCGACCGCCTCCACCACCGCCGATGCCTCCGCGTCCATTAGACTTACTCGCTCGCGATAAGCCGTACGCCTGCGCCTATTGTCCTTTCACCACGGAGGTCTTAGCTTTTCTGTTTGCTCACGAACGAGCACACATACAACGTGCAAACGAGCAAGCGGAAATTGTTGAGCCAGAGGGAGAGGTCACCACCGAAGAACCGAGCGAAAGCGGTGAAATTGGAGGAGAGATGGATGGCGAGATGGACGCGTACTCGTGTTCGCGCTGCGAGTTCCGTGCCGAAGGGTTTGCGGCACTCGAGGCACACGTGAGAGCGACACATGGTGGTGCAGGTGCCCTGCTGGCAGTGCCAAGAGCGCCGCGAGCACCTCTGACCATGCAGCCGTTCGTGCTGGAGGAAGCGGGCGGCGCGCTGAGTCTACTGCCGGCGCTTGTGTTCCTGCCGGTGCGACGCCGCGCAACCCGCCGCGCCACCGTCACGCTCACGCTGACGCCCGCCTAG